The genomic window TAGCACAGATGCTTAGTCAGTAATTCATGAAAACGCTGGTAATTTTTAGGTGAATCTGCCTTGATTTGAATATCATATTTTTGCAAAAATTCACCATGTTCATCAATGAAATATACGTGAGAATGGCACAAGATAATTGTTGGGTCTTCATCTAGTACCTCAATACATTTCATGAGAAAGTCAGAGGCGTGTAAATCATCATGGGCTGCCCACTTGAAATATTCACCAGTCGCTAATTCAAAAACACGGTTAAAATTCCGGGCGCAACCAATATTTTCGGTATTCCTATAGTAACGGATGCGTTTATCTTGAGCAGCATAGGCTCGACAAATTTCTTCAGTATTATCTGTAGATGCGTTATCTGAAATAATTAATTCAAAGTCTGTAAATGTTTGAGCCAACAATGAATCTAGGGCTGCTTGAAGAAATTTCTCGCCATTATATACAGGTAAACCAATGCTCAATCTTGGTGAATTGTTGGTCATAATGGTAGGGGATTAGGGACTAGGGATTGGGGACTGGGGACTGGGGACTGGGTAAGAACTTTTCCCTTGTCTCTATTGTCTTCCTTGTCTCCCTTGTCTCCTTATTTAAGTAGCTTTTCAATGTCAGTCTTTTCTAGCCATGTTTTGGTTTGATGCAGTCCTGTTTCTAAATCAATTTTTGGTTTGTAATCTAATAAGCTTTGAGATTTAGCAATAGAACAAGCATAAGGACGACTCATAAAATCTACCGATTCTGGTAAGATGTCGGCTTTTTTGCGAAACAGTTTTTGCCCCTGATGACGCAGTTTTAAAAACAGTTTGATTTCATCTTTACCTAAAGACATCGGCGCAGGTAAACCTTCCATTGCGGCTAGGCGCATAAAATATTCTTTCCAGGAAGTTGCTTCTCCGTCGGTGATGTTAAAAATTTCGCCGTATGTCTGTTTTTCAATTGCCAAAAAGATGGCATCAATGAGGTTATCTACATAGACATGATTAATTACACCTTGCCCATCATTGGGGTAAGCAAATAACTTTTGTCGCATGAAGTGAATTGGTCTGACAACCCAAGGTAGACTTCCCGGCCCGTAAACATCGCCAGCACGAATAATAATCATGCCGAAATCTGGGGGAGAGTTGAGGGGTAGAAGTTCAGCTTCGGCGGCGATTTTGGTTTCACAGTAGGGGTTATCGCTACCGGAGAGTGTACCGGATTCCGTAATGCGATCGCAATAATCAAACCCATAGACTAAAATACTAGAAAGATGCACAAAAGTTTTTACACCAGCACTTTTGGCAGCTTTGGCTATATTCACCGCACCGCCAACATTCACTTCCTGAAACTGTTTGATAGGCCCAGCTTCTTCGGTAATTTGGGCTGTATTTAAAACAATGTCTACTCCCTGACAAGCTTTTTTAGCAACAGCCGCATCGGTAATACTCCCAATAATTACTTCAGCCCCCAATTTCTTAGCTGTGTCAGACTTATTAGAACTTTGCAACCCACGCACCTTCATTCCCTGTGCTATGGCTAACTCGGCTGCACGCAAGCCGATAAATTCATCAATTCCAGTAATTAGGAGGGTTTTGTCTTGTAAATTCATACTTATTAAAGAGGGTGTAGGGGTGTAGGGGTGTAAGGGTGTAGGGGTGTAGGGGTGTAGGGGTGTAAGGGTGTAAGGGTGTAAGGGTGTAGGGGTGAAATTAAGTTAAAATTCAAAAATTTTTGAATTTTGAATTTTGAATTTTGAATTTTTATACCCCGTGCCTTAAAAAATATCTGCCGGGTCTGCGGAACGCAGTTTGTTAATAGCAAGTGCGCCTGAAGTGATACACATTAAAACGGCGGAAACAAAGACTATTAAGGCATTATTGGCCGTCATCATAATGGGTAATTTTGTAGCTGCCATTGCAAAATCATACAAAGCTATAGAAACTAAAAATCCTGGTATATAAGCTAATAATGCCAAGATAATAGCTTGTTGAAAAACCACCTTTAATAGATAAGAATTGGGATATCCAATGGCTTTTAATGTGGCGTAAGCGATAAATTGTGTGGCAATATTGCTGTAGAGAATTTGATAGACAATTACCACACCCACCACTGAAGCCATTGTCAGCATTAGGTTCAAGATAAAACCAATTGGTGTTCTAGCAGACCAATATTGTTTTTCAAAATCAATAAAACCTTGGCGAGTGAACACCCTCACATCATTAGGTAAATTGGCTCGCAAATTTGCTAAAACTCTTTCTTGATTGGCATCAGGTTTAAGACTGATGATACCTATATCTATTTTCTCGACTGGGCGACTATTGGGATTAATCCGCAGAAAAGTTGCGTCACTGACAATCAAATTACCATCCACACCAAAGGAAGGGCCTAAGCTGAATAAGCCACCGACTCTAACTTTGTATCCTCTAGGCCCATCAAAGGGGAAGATTTCAATTGTCTGTTCGGTATCTCCTTTGTCAAAATTCGCCGCAATGGGGCCAAATTCTGGTCTTGCATCCCTATCAAATAACATGACATCAGGAATTTTCAGCCTGTCCAAGTTTTGCTCAATTTCAGGAATATTTAAGACAGATTTGCCTGGGTCAAACCCCATCACATATATAGAGTATTTCTCACCAGTAGCAGGGTTTTTCAATTTAGCAAATTGTAAATACATGGTGCTAATTGATTCCACACCATCAAAACCTAAAGTTTGGTACAAACGAGTTCGAGAAAAACTTTGATTTGATGTCAAAGATTTATATTGAGAACTTACTAAAAATAAGTCCCCTTTAAGACTTTGGTGTACTGCGGTAGCACTAGAATAGAGGGCATCTTGAAAACCAAGTTGCACAAACATCAGTAAGACAATGAAGGCGATACCAGCTACAGCCACCAAAAACCGAATTTTTTGTTGGACTAGCTGTAGCCATGCCAAAGGAATCTTAAAATTCATGGCTGTTTATTAATTAGGGAATGGGGAATTGAAAATGGGGAATGGGGACAACTTTTTTTCTGCCCCATGTCCAATGACTAAATCTGAATAGCCACATCAACCTGTAAATTTGTTAACCGGGATACCCGTTGATTATCTGCGGGTTTATCGATAGATACTTTAACTTCAATGATTCTGCGGTCTGTGTCAAAGTTGGGGTTAATGCTGAAGATGCTTTGTTTGTCAACTTGCAACCCAATTTCCTGAACTGTTCCTTGCAATTGACCGCTAAATGCAGGACTAGTGATGATTGCTTTTTGACCTAACTGAACCTTTTGAATATCGCTTTGATAGACTTCTGCAATGACATACATTTGGGAGGTTTTACCAATATCAGCAAATCCAGTGTTGCTAATAACCTCACCTTTTTTGGCGTGAATTTTTAAAATTTTGCCATCGATAGGAGCTTTAATATAGGTCAACTCCTGGTCTGCTTTCGCTTGTTTGATAGCTGTTACAGCACTCTTAACTTCATTTTGTGCCAACTCTACATCTACAGTCCGCACTTCTTGAACGCTGTTGAGTCTGGCTTTGGCTTCTTTGATTTGGTCGGCGAGGGTGTTTTGAATCCTGCTGAGACTAGCTTTGGCTTCTGTTAGTTGCTGCTGTGTTGTTTTCAGTTGTAAAGCTCTAGTGTCTGCTACAGAAGCAGAAACAGCACCTTCTTTGACTAACTTTTGATATCGCTCATTTTCCGTTTCAGCGTTATTAACTTCTGCTTGGATACGGTTAATTGTTGCCTCTTGAGTGGCAATTTCTCCTTTGAGTTGTGACTGTAACCTAGCAATGGTAGCTTTTTGGGCGGCAATGTCTCCAGGTTTAGCACCAGCTTTGACTTGTGCTAGTTGGGTTTTGGCAATTTCTAGTTTATCTAAAGCCTGTTGTAGAGCTGCGGTAGCACGGGCATAATCTTCTAAATACGCCAATACTTGCCCTGCTTTTACTTCGTCTCCTTCTTTCACCAACAGTTTTTCTACTCGGATACCATTAGTAGAACTAGGTGCTGACAAGGTAGTTACTTTACCTTCAGGCTGCAAACGTCCTAAAGCTGTGACAGCAACTTTCACTGGCGCAGCTTTGGGAGAATTAGCGGCGGGAATTTGGTCTTGAGAGCGAAATTTATTTGGCGTAAAACTGTGTAAAGCGACTATTCCAGCCGCTAACGTGATTGAAGCTGCCAAAATTAACCGCCACCTGCCTTGAGGTTTGATAAATAACTGGCGCAGGCGTTCTTTATTTACTTCCATATTTTTATTCCTAATTGGTGTGATGAGCCAGGAATACGATTGGGGACTGGGGATTGGGGAACTCGGTGCCCCCTCTGGGGATAAGGGGTAATGGGGATTGGGGATTGGGTAATAGAGCTTTTCGTGCGTCCTGGTGTACGCAGTTAATGCTGTGTACTATGAGCGATTTTTCCCTGTATTCTTATGAATGAGCTAAAAATCTGATTAGGTTTATGTAAATGCTTTAAGATTTTGATACCTACCGCAAACAAGTTACTTAGCGGCAACATTAATGATGGTGAATTGACTACAAATCTTTCTCTGTTTTACCTTAATTAGACTTCGCATCAAGTAGCGTAAAATACGCTTGCACTTTTGAACAACTTAAATTCCCATCAATACGAAGCGGGGAGTGGAAATTAATGAGAAGAATTTACTAAATACGTGTCTAATCATTGCAAAAAACTTTGATTTTGTCAATCGGTTGGGGATTGGGATAGGTTATTTGTATTCAATATTATTGATGAATTGCGATCGCCACTGTTGTGTAGTATTGGACATTATCATGGGTTATGTGAGTAAAATCATCGTTTCTAGATATTCTTGAAACATATGTGGCTTATATTAGTCTGGATGATTGGTGATTTGATTGACTGCACTGAATTTTAAATTTTGGATTTTGTCGCAAGAACCCGTAGAGTATTTAAATCGCTTATGTCTACAGTACCCATAGACCAAATTAAAATCGGTCACAACCGCCGTCCGGTCAAGGGTGACAAGGTTGATGAACTCAAGGAGTCAATTAAGGCTAATGGTCTATTAAACCCAATTACGGTAGACCAAAAGTTGAATTTGATTGCTGGACTACATCGGCTGACGGCTTGTAAGTTGTTAGGACTAGAGGCGGTTGAGTGTAATATCGTCGCTTATGCTAATGCTGACCAAGCACGGTTGGCAGAAATTGACGAAAATTTGATTCGCAATGAGCTAGAACCCCTAGAGCGTTCTGAATTGTGGTTGGAACGTGACCAAATTCTGGAACGCATGGGTTTACGGGCGAAGGTGGGAGATAATCAACATACTTTCAAAGGTGGTGAAACGATTTCACCACCCAAGAGAACTTTAGAGTTAGCTAGGGAAACTGGTTACTCAGAACGCACGTTTCAGCATGGTAAGCAAATTGCTAAAAGTATTCACCCAGAAGTTAAACAGCTAATTAAGGGTACACCCATTGCTGATAGTCCTACAGCACTTTTAAGTGTCGCGAGGGCTGGGACAAAAGAGCGTACCTTAGCTACCGCAGCACAACAGGCTAAGGAGTTAGCTCAAGCTCAAGGAGATACCGCCGAAGCTCAACGTCAAGCGCAATTAGTAGAAGAATTGCAGGCGAAGCAAAAAGAGTTACAGACATTAGCTTACAAAAGTGCTATGGCGCAAAAGGAAGCTAAATTAGCTGTGAAGAAAACTCAAGCGATCGCCTCCCCTTCACCTGCTCAGGCTTCCCCCACTATCCAAACAGGTGATGAATGGATATTAGGCAGACATCTCGTCTATTGTGGTGACACCTCCCAGCCGGAATTTCGCAACTTATTACCTTCAGATGCGGCGTTAGCGATCGCCACTCTCTCACCCACCTGGGAACATAATTACTTGGTAGATGAAGCCAAAGTTGTGGCTGTCATTCGTGCTGAAGGACATATTTATGATTTCTACAAACAAAATCAAATGCCTTTTCAATATGAATTATTACTAGGAAATCTCTATGTAGGGATTTTTTCTCATCAATTAATAGTAAAACCCCAAAACCCAATTAATATTGAAGGCGTGGAGGGAATTATTAATTATTTGCTCAATTTGTACACAAATACCAATAATTTTGTGATTGCTCCATTTATGGGACACGGCGAAATTCTCATTGCTTGTGAAAGATTAGGACGTATTTGTTTTACGGGTGACAGCAATTCAGAATTAGTTAACCGTGGACTGGGACGCTGGCAGAAATGGACTGGTAAACAAGCCCAGAACATAGGCTTGGTGTCTTAGTATTTTGTTGATTTTGAACCACAGAGGCAGAAAGGCACAGAGGAAATTAAATGTTTAAAGTTGCATACTTTGTTTATTCTGCACAATATATAGAAGGAATATTTGCTTAATAAATACTCCTTAATCATGTTCGGTCATTTATATTAAAAATTCATCAAAAAACCTCTCTTGATTATGATGTGCTGCTGAAAAATAAATTCTTGCAGCTATGTAATCAGATTTGTGTATCGATGAAATGTTTACCGGCTTGACTAGAAACTGTAATTTTTATCTGCATCGATATCAGGTCAACCTTACAGCCGACAGCAAGCAAATTGTCAGCTTGTGTTTATAAGTCCTTAATTATACTAATGTGCTATGGCTAATTTGAAATTTTCATCAACAAATATCTATCCTGTTTATAAAATTAATTTAAACCAATGATTTAGTTTCGATGAACCGTGCTATTCTTTGTATTAATTCAATGCTTAAAAGCAGCGAGGCAAATTAGTTATTTATGTGCGAGTAGAACAGTAGTAAAAAATGACTAAAGCTAGCTGTATCTCCATCGGTTTCTCAATGGTTGATAATTCGTTTAAAGGACTGTATTAACTCGGATTCAAGATGGTATTTCTTCTGTAACGAATTTGTCAACTTTTTGGGGTCGAATCCCATAACATATATTATCCTGGACGCTGAAACTGGCTATGGCATTCATCAAAATACAGAACGTTGTCATTAATACCAGCTACGTGGCTGCGGTAAAACTAGATCATCAAACTAGTTTGGGAGAAGAAAGCGTTTCTGTCCTAATAGCTACTCCTAAGTTTCCGTTGCTCCAGTTAGATACAATTGCTCAAAATTTCTACCATTACGAATGGATGGAATTTACCGGTCCAGCAGCTACCGCGCTTCAAGATTATTTTACTAGTTTCAATAACGTCATCGACTTGTTGCCGCCATATCAAGAGTCGAACGTTGGATAACATGATTCAGAAGGCAGAAGGTAAAAGAGAAATCTTGACAGCCAATTCCCAATGCCCACAGATGCTTAACAAGAAATAACACTAGTCAGGGTAAGTAACAGCAATTATACCAATTATTCAAAATTCATTAATAGTTTCAAACTCAGAAAACCTTGTAATATCTGGCTTTCTTCATTTTGAATTTTGAATTTTGAATTTTGAATTGATATTACTGTCGCTGCACAATCCACAGTACCCCAGAACAGTATATACCCTATGTCTGCTAATTCAATTGATACTGCCTTAGCGGAGTTAGAAACCCAGATTAATAATTGCGAAAAGGCTTTGTTGCGGTGTATTGAGGAAAAAAAAATGAACTCGGAAAAACCAATGTCAATTAACAAAATTAACAGACAACTACAACAAAATCCTATCGCCATCATCGGTATGGCATCATTAGTTCCCCAAGCTAGAAATTTGCGGGAATACTGGCAAAATATCATTAACAAAACTGATTGTATCACCGATGTTCCCTCCACTCATTGGAGCGTAGAGGATTACTACGACCCCAACCCCAGAACCCCCGAAGATAAAACCTACTGTAAACGCGGTGGATTTATTCCAGAGGTTGATTTTAACCCGATGGAATTCGGTATTCCTCCCAGCATTTTAGAAGTGACTGATGTTTCGCAACTATTAAGTTTAGTAGTTGCAAAAGAAGCAATGGAAGATGCCGGTTATGGTGAATCTCGTGAATTTAACCGCGAGTTGGTGGGGGTAATTTTAGGGGTAGCCATGGCCAAGCAATTGGGTATGCCGCTATCTGCACGCCTAGAATATCCCATTTGGAAGAAAGTCCTCAAAAGCAGTGGACTGTCTGATGAAGACACCGACAAAATCGTCGAAAAAATCAAAAGTGCCTACATCAAGTGGGATGAAAACGCCTTCCCTGGGATGTTAG from Nostoc sp. UHCC 0870 includes these protein-coding regions:
- a CDS encoding NAD-dependent epimerase/dehydratase family protein, with the protein product MNLQDKTLLITGIDEFIGLRAAELAIAQGMKVRGLQSSNKSDTAKKLGAEVIIGSITDAAVAKKACQGVDIVLNTAQITEEAGPIKQFQEVNVGGAVNIAKAAKSAGVKTFVHLSSILVYGFDYCDRITESGTLSGSDNPYCETKIAAEAELLPLNSPPDFGMIIIRAGDVYGPGSLPWVVRPIHFMRQKLFAYPNDGQGVINHVYVDNLIDAIFLAIEKQTYGEIFNITDGEATSWKEYFMRLAAMEGLPAPMSLGKDEIKLFLKLRHQGQKLFRKKADILPESVDFMSRPYACSIAKSQSLLDYKPKIDLETGLHQTKTWLEKTDIEKLLK
- the devC gene encoding ABC transporter permease DevC — its product is MNFKIPLAWLQLVQQKIRFLVAVAGIAFIVLLMFVQLGFQDALYSSATAVHQSLKGDLFLVSSQYKSLTSNQSFSRTRLYQTLGFDGVESISTMYLQFAKLKNPATGEKYSIYVMGFDPGKSVLNIPEIEQNLDRLKIPDVMLFDRDARPEFGPIAANFDKGDTEQTIEIFPFDGPRGYKVRVGGLFSLGPSFGVDGNLIVSDATFLRINPNSRPVEKIDIGIISLKPDANQERVLANLRANLPNDVRVFTRQGFIDFEKQYWSARTPIGFILNLMLTMASVVGVVIVYQILYSNIATQFIAYATLKAIGYPNSYLLKVVFQQAIILALLAYIPGFLVSIALYDFAMAATKLPIMMTANNALIVFVSAVLMCITSGALAINKLRSADPADIF
- a CDS encoding ABC exporter membrane fusion protein encodes the protein MEVNKERLRQLFIKPQGRWRLILAASITLAAGIVALHSFTPNKFRSQDQIPAANSPKAAPVKVAVTALGRLQPEGKVTTLSAPSSTNGIRVEKLLVKEGDEVKAGQVLAYLEDYARATAALQQALDKLEIAKTQLAQVKAGAKPGDIAAQKATIARLQSQLKGEIATQEATINRIQAEVNNAETENERYQKLVKEGAVSASVADTRALQLKTTQQQLTEAKASLSRIQNTLADQIKEAKARLNSVQEVRTVDVELAQNEVKSAVTAIKQAKADQELTYIKAPIDGKILKIHAKKGEVISNTGFADIGKTSQMYVIAEVYQSDIQKVQLGQKAIITSPAFSGQLQGTVQEIGLQVDKQSIFSINPNFDTDRRIIEVKVSIDKPADNQRVSRLTNLQVDVAIQI
- a CDS encoding ParB/RepB/Spo0J family partition protein — encoded protein: MSTVPIDQIKIGHNRRPVKGDKVDELKESIKANGLLNPITVDQKLNLIAGLHRLTACKLLGLEAVECNIVAYANADQARLAEIDENLIRNELEPLERSELWLERDQILERMGLRAKVGDNQHTFKGGETISPPKRTLELARETGYSERTFQHGKQIAKSIHPEVKQLIKGTPIADSPTALLSVARAGTKERTLATAAQQAKELAQAQGDTAEAQRQAQLVEELQAKQKELQTLAYKSAMAQKEAKLAVKKTQAIASPSPAQASPTIQTGDEWILGRHLVYCGDTSQPEFRNLLPSDAALAIATLSPTWEHNYLVDEAKVVAVIRAEGHIYDFYKQNQMPFQYELLLGNLYVGIFSHQLIVKPQNPINIEGVEGIINYLLNLYTNTNNFVIAPFMGHGEILIACERLGRICFTGDSNSELVNRGLGRWQKWTGKQAQNIGLVS